In the genome of Hymenobacter taeanensis, one region contains:
- a CDS encoding asparagine synthetase B gives MLRSRLFAVLLLAGYFGLPAVTSANHILIPMDATQKEHLKAYGVAYWLLGKQVEVDWLLNYQGGSFACDVVPGAENELAVRGVTYQVISEAQYTSILSEIADPNANMDVMKLEKVPKIAVYTPKGKQPWDDAVTMVLTYAEIPYTQIYDDEVLRGDLPKYDWLHLHHEDFTGEYGKFYRNYRFRPWYQQQQRDAEATAKRNGFAKVSQMKGAVTVKMQEFIAGGGFMFAMCSATDSYDIALAGLGVDMVAEMYDGDPADPQAQQKLNYNRTLAFQNFRLERDPLEYEYSNIDMQPAERGVYEDNDYFQLFTFSAKYDPVPTMLTQNHERTIKGFMGQTTAFRKSLIKPDVVTMGENKASGEVRYMHGTLGKGTWTFYGGHDPEDYQHLVEEEPTDLALHPNSPGYRLILNNILFPAAKKKKQKT, from the coding sequence ATGCTACGCTCGCGTTTGTTTGCGGTATTGCTGCTGGCAGGCTATTTTGGCCTGCCAGCAGTAACCAGCGCCAACCATATACTCATCCCGATGGATGCTACCCAGAAGGAGCACCTGAAGGCGTACGGAGTGGCCTACTGGCTTCTGGGCAAGCAGGTAGAAGTAGATTGGCTACTTAATTACCAGGGGGGCTCTTTTGCCTGTGACGTAGTGCCGGGCGCAGAAAATGAGCTGGCGGTACGGGGGGTCACCTATCAGGTTATCAGCGAGGCGCAGTACACGAGCATCCTTTCTGAAATAGCCGACCCGAACGCCAATATGGATGTAATGAAGCTGGAAAAGGTGCCCAAGATTGCGGTGTACACTCCTAAAGGCAAGCAGCCTTGGGATGACGCCGTAACCATGGTGCTTACCTACGCTGAAATTCCTTACACCCAGATTTACGATGACGAGGTATTGCGCGGCGACCTGCCGAAGTATGATTGGTTGCACCTGCACCACGAAGACTTCACGGGGGAATACGGCAAATTTTACCGTAACTACCGCTTCCGGCCCTGGTATCAGCAGCAGCAACGCGATGCTGAGGCCACAGCCAAGCGCAACGGTTTTGCGAAGGTGAGCCAGATGAAGGGAGCTGTAACGGTTAAAATGCAGGAATTTATTGCTGGTGGCGGCTTTATGTTTGCCATGTGCTCTGCCACCGACTCATATGATATTGCCCTGGCAGGCCTAGGCGTGGATATGGTGGCCGAAATGTATGATGGCGACCCCGCTGACCCCCAGGCCCAGCAGAAGCTCAATTACAACCGCACTTTGGCCTTCCAAAACTTTAGGTTAGAGCGCGACCCACTGGAGTACGAATATTCTAACATCGACATGCAACCCGCTGAACGAGGTGTGTACGAGGACAACGACTATTTCCAGCTCTTCACTTTCTCAGCAAAGTACGATCCGGTCCCGACCATGCTCACGCAAAACCATGAGCGTACTATTAAAGGATTTATGGGTCAGACCACGGCGTTCCGCAAGTCGCTCATCAAGCCTGATGTCGTTACGATGGGTGAGAACAAGGCCTCGGGCGAGGTGCGCTACATGCACGGCACTCTGGGCAAAGGCACCTGGACATTTTACGGTGGCCACGACCCTGAGGACTATCAGCACTTAGTGGAAGAGGAACCCACTGACTTGGCCTTACACCCCAACTCACCTGGCTACCGCTTGATTTTAAATAACATTCTGTTTCCAGCCGCGAAAAAGAAGAAACAGAAAACCTAG
- a CDS encoding glycoside hydrolase family 2 protein, translating into MNADHPNYGLSTSTSEHVPAAEPIANPLPRAVLRMNNYLLLDGEWRFAVDNEDVGIAQDWALGHTYEQTAQWPGSVEEHIAEAKGLCTPTSWHDKVVVWYEREFTLPDFDQQEARSMLQITFGACGYETRVWLNGTLLSTIEGEEVHYGEYTSFSYELPEELLHVNNRLTVRIADTMDAETPRGKQESHVYKRGGIWYQTYTGAVRSVWLEMVERNRLRSRVGVVSIVEDHLVRFNLTLRIHDPGAYTIRIRVCERGAEPGSAPLAASDFPLQLPAGQTHQRVVLEVPDARLWSPESPQLYRLEAQLIDAEGYEAKIEAHFGLRKIEARGRFIYLNNEPTYLDGILYQPGTATYEETKRHMYAMKELGCNLVRVHIAGVDPRIYNLADRLGLLLWVEVPSPHSSTARSRANHRAELLRMVELIETHPSVVIWSLYNEDWGAQDIATNKETRQYIVDMYHYMQIKYPQFLVVDNDGWHHISWEGRLKSDLLTAHLYTPDLGRWRELLDRLVQGEMEGTAAFPLVVGDPFFYRRQVPLLVSEWGGFGFPDYGGPQDAEARAANIRAYKQELRQRDIAGDVYTQATNIEDERNGLLDFQTGELSVPAGLLNSRQQQEVTPTGLVGQPAN; encoded by the coding sequence ATGAACGCTGATCATCCCAACTATGGCTTATCAACTAGCACATCCGAACATGTGCCAGCTGCTGAGCCCATAGCCAACCCCCTGCCCCGCGCTGTATTGCGCATGAACAATTACTTACTGCTTGACGGTGAGTGGCGCTTTGCAGTTGACAACGAAGACGTTGGCATTGCGCAAGACTGGGCCCTAGGCCACACCTATGAGCAAACCGCCCAATGGCCAGGCTCAGTAGAAGAACATATTGCGGAGGCGAAGGGACTTTGCACACCCACTAGCTGGCATGATAAAGTAGTGGTATGGTATGAACGGGAGTTTACCCTACCAGACTTCGACCAACAAGAGGCCCGGTCAATGCTCCAGATCACGTTTGGGGCATGCGGCTATGAAACACGCGTATGGCTTAATGGCACGCTGCTCAGCACCATTGAGGGCGAGGAAGTACACTACGGGGAGTACACGTCTTTCTCCTACGAGCTACCGGAGGAACTCTTGCACGTAAACAACCGCCTCACAGTGCGTATTGCTGATACCATGGACGCGGAAACGCCACGTGGTAAGCAGGAGTCTCATGTATACAAGCGGGGCGGCATCTGGTACCAGACCTACACGGGAGCAGTGCGTAGCGTGTGGCTGGAGATGGTGGAGCGCAACCGCCTCCGTTCCCGGGTGGGCGTGGTAAGTATTGTGGAAGACCATCTGGTCCGCTTTAACTTAACCCTGCGCATTCACGATCCGGGGGCCTATACCATACGCATTAGGGTGTGTGAGCGGGGGGCTGAGCCCGGATCTGCTCCGCTGGCTGCTTCTGATTTTCCGCTGCAGCTGCCAGCCGGGCAAACGCACCAGCGCGTGGTGCTGGAGGTTCCGGATGCCCGGCTGTGGTCACCGGAATCACCGCAATTGTACCGCCTGGAGGCTCAGTTAATTGATGCTGAAGGATATGAGGCAAAAATTGAAGCTCACTTCGGGTTGCGGAAGATTGAAGCCCGAGGTCGATTCATTTATCTCAACAACGAGCCCACTTATTTAGATGGTATTTTGTACCAGCCAGGTACGGCCACCTATGAGGAAACCAAGCGCCACATGTACGCCATGAAGGAGCTGGGCTGCAACTTGGTAAGGGTGCATATTGCGGGCGTTGACCCAAGGATTTATAACCTGGCCGATAGGCTAGGCCTCCTGCTGTGGGTGGAAGTACCCAGCCCGCATAGCTCCACGGCCCGCAGCCGGGCCAACCACCGCGCTGAGCTGCTCCGGATGGTGGAGCTGATTGAGACCCACCCTTCGGTAGTAATCTGGAGCTTATACAACGAAGACTGGGGCGCGCAGGACATTGCGACCAACAAAGAAACGCGCCAGTATATTGTTGATATGTACCACTATATGCAGATCAAGTATCCGCAGTTTCTGGTGGTAGATAACGATGGCTGGCACCATATTTCCTGGGAGGGTCGTTTGAAGTCAGATTTGCTCACGGCTCACCTGTATACCCCAGACTTAGGCCGCTGGCGGGAATTGCTGGACCGTTTGGTGCAAGGGGAAATGGAGGGTACTGCGGCCTTCCCTCTTGTGGTTGGCGACCCATTTTTCTACCGGCGGCAGGTGCCATTGCTCGTGAGCGAGTGGGGTGGGTTCGGCTTCCCTGATTACGGCGGCCCCCAGGATGCAGAAGCACGAGCTGCTAATATCCGTGCTTACAAACAAGAGCTCCGGCAGCGTGATATTGCCGGCGACGTGTACACCCAAGCCACCAATATTGAGGATGAGCGCAACGGACTGCTGGATTTCCAAACGGGTGAGTTAAGCGTACCAGCCGGGCTTCTCAACTCCCGGCAGCAGCAAGAAGTAACCCCAACTGGCCTGGTAGGCCAGCCGGCAAACTAA
- a CDS encoding tRNA-(ms[2]io[6]A)-hydroxylase, with the protein MQPEGKEKTILKLKLNTDPRWVDIASKNIEDILVDHAYCEQKAASTGISLIVKYPEKTRLVDELTLLVAEEWAHFERVLLELRKRGHELGKPRRDEYVVQLMTHIRKGGARERQLMDTLLVSALIEARSCERFKLLWKHIPDPELSKFYYELMVSEAGHFVSYVDLAKEYCDPKEVEIRLQELLKIEGDIVTNLPVRDDRMH; encoded by the coding sequence ATGCAACCTGAAGGAAAAGAAAAAACCATTCTGAAGCTGAAGCTAAACACCGATCCGCGGTGGGTTGATATTGCCAGCAAGAACATCGAAGACATTCTCGTCGACCATGCGTATTGCGAGCAGAAGGCCGCCAGTACGGGCATCAGCCTAATAGTTAAGTACCCCGAGAAAACCCGCCTGGTAGATGAGCTCACGCTTCTGGTTGCTGAAGAATGGGCGCACTTTGAGCGGGTATTACTGGAGCTCCGCAAGCGCGGTCATGAGTTGGGCAAGCCCCGGCGCGATGAGTACGTGGTGCAGCTCATGACCCATATCCGGAAGGGTGGGGCTCGTGAGCGGCAGTTGATGGATACGCTGCTGGTAAGTGCTCTGATAGAAGCTCGTAGCTGCGAGCGGTTCAAGCTTTTGTGGAAGCACATTCCAGACCCCGAGCTATCAAAGTTTTATTATGAGCTGATGGTGTCAGAAGCAGGCCACTTCGTGAGTTACGTTGATCTTGCTAAAGAATATTGCGACCCCAAGGAGGTGGAAATACGCCTGCAGGAATTACTCAAGATTGAGGGCGACATTGTAACTAATCTGCCCGTTCGCGACGACCGAATGCACTAA
- a CDS encoding putative porin — MSDLSLIPHSRATVPTYWLRLLLLALLLLGGVPALLPGARAQIVDDSTKNRYGARTTFILREADMMRGDTVGRIIDTTLTRLPQRRYWVHDSAFYQDLGNFGTASRHLLLQPNTEIGARLGRNVFDRYVRNPSTIAYYDTRSPYTFFRFHQGNPFEQIFELGYTRSLKKDLNVGFAYERFGSNKALAVTNTRAGQVEHTNFLLFVRYQTPDDRYHLMANFTTARHRAIEQGGIAPLASDTIEGSDGKVDLTQLFDYQREEVRLSGASNRDDRDQVHLAHTYRLLGRGLTAYHMADWTRRQNKYFDDQLINTTTGEFRYDVRRLSNTITDDRADFRQVENTLGVMGNSPAVAYRLYGKHRTYSLESRSRVGSNTVTVEKLNYKMGVNTQYFLGGTASFRYKEFAIETSGEVKVPEQFKELIHITKTEYILRGATSFGPVQVDALLTSYSPTLTEQRFVGNHAIWENTGFSNTQVQQVRGVVNRAFGNQHLQLVGALANITNLVYYNEQAVPAQLGSGRQVYSLTAQHKFNVGHLFFDNLATYTEVTGGTEGLRFPRLVGESRLYYQGYVFKKALFGQFGVQTYFQSRWKPYDYSPSTQQFFFQDHFTVRNTPIADVFVSADIKTVSVFFKMAYVNQFLPQSGYFTTPYYTGLPRRLQFGIRWQFFN, encoded by the coding sequence TTGTCTGATTTATCACTGATTCCGCACTCCCGGGCTACTGTGCCCACATATTGGCTACGCCTCTTGCTGCTGGCGCTTCTGTTGCTGGGGGGCGTGCCCGCGCTACTGCCCGGCGCCCGGGCCCAGATAGTTGATGACTCCACTAAAAATCGGTACGGCGCCCGCACTACCTTCATTCTGCGCGAGGCAGACATGATGCGAGGCGACACAGTGGGCCGCATAATTGACACCACCCTCACGCGCTTGCCTCAACGGCGCTACTGGGTGCATGACTCAGCTTTCTACCAGGACCTAGGCAACTTCGGCACTGCTTCGCGGCACTTGCTCTTGCAGCCTAACACGGAGATAGGCGCCCGTTTGGGCCGTAACGTCTTCGACCGTTACGTCCGCAATCCTTCTACCATTGCCTATTACGATACCCGCTCGCCGTACACGTTTTTCCGCTTTCATCAAGGAAACCCCTTCGAACAGATATTTGAGTTAGGCTATACCCGCAGCCTCAAAAAAGACCTGAACGTGGGGTTTGCCTATGAGCGCTTCGGCTCAAACAAGGCATTGGCCGTTACTAACACTCGGGCGGGCCAGGTAGAGCACACCAACTTTCTGCTGTTTGTGCGCTATCAGACCCCCGACGACCGCTACCACCTCATGGCCAACTTCACTACTGCTCGTCACCGGGCTATAGAACAGGGAGGCATTGCCCCTTTAGCTTCTGATACTATTGAGGGTAGTGATGGAAAAGTAGACCTCACGCAACTGTTTGATTACCAGCGAGAGGAGGTTAGGCTGAGCGGGGCTAGCAACCGCGACGACCGTGACCAGGTGCACTTGGCCCACACCTACCGCTTGCTGGGCCGGGGCCTCACTGCCTACCACATGGCAGACTGGACCCGGAGGCAGAACAAATATTTCGATGATCAGCTTATCAATACTACCACGGGCGAATTTCGCTATGATGTGCGCCGACTCAGCAATACCATCACCGATGACCGCGCCGATTTCCGGCAAGTAGAGAATACGCTAGGGGTAATGGGCAATTCCCCGGCGGTGGCCTACCGCCTCTACGGTAAACACCGGACTTACTCCCTGGAGTCTCGGTCGCGCGTAGGCAGTAACACCGTAACGGTGGAGAAGTTAAACTATAAAATGGGAGTTAACACCCAGTACTTCTTAGGTGGAACGGCTAGTTTCCGCTATAAAGAATTCGCCATCGAGACTTCAGGAGAGGTGAAAGTGCCAGAGCAGTTTAAGGAGCTGATTCATATTACTAAAACAGAGTACATACTCCGCGGCGCAACTAGTTTCGGGCCAGTGCAGGTTGATGCCCTACTCACCAGCTACTCGCCTACTCTAACTGAGCAACGGTTTGTAGGAAACCACGCCATCTGGGAGAATACGGGCTTCAGTAATACGCAAGTGCAGCAGGTACGAGGGGTAGTGAACCGGGCATTTGGCAACCAGCATCTCCAGCTTGTTGGCGCCCTGGCCAATATTACCAACCTGGTGTACTATAATGAGCAAGCTGTGCCGGCCCAGTTAGGATCTGGCCGCCAAGTGTATAGCCTGACGGCGCAGCACAAATTCAATGTAGGCCACCTCTTTTTTGATAACCTGGCTACCTACACAGAGGTAACAGGGGGTACCGAAGGATTGCGCTTTCCCCGGCTGGTAGGAGAGTCGCGGTTGTATTATCAGGGCTATGTGTTCAAGAAGGCTTTGTTCGGGCAGTTTGGGGTGCAAACGTATTTCCAGTCGCGCTGGAAGCCTTACGATTATAGCCCGAGTACTCAACAGTTCTTCTTTCAGGACCACTTTACCGTACGCAATACGCCCATTGCTGACGTGTTTGTCAGCGCTGATATCAAAACAGTGAGCGTGTTCTTTAAGATGGCCTACGTAAACCAGTTTCTGCCACAGTCGGGCTACTTTACCACGCCTTATTATACGGGCCTGCCTCGCCGTCTGCAGTTTGGTATCCGGTGGCAGTTCTTTAATTAA
- the lpxK gene encoding tetraacyldisaccharide 4'-kinase, with protein sequence MPSLLTVLLLPLSWLYAGVMAVRNMFYRLGLNSSVSFPEVPVINVGNLRVGGTGKTPHVAHLITALQQLGQSPAMLSRGYGRRTRGYRFATPADTAATIGDEPLQQYQQFNGAVPVAVCEDRVAGIRQLLSSAPATSVVVLDDAYQHRRVQPNLNILLTEQERPFFEDWVLPAGRLRESRVGAVRADLVVVTKCNPLLSDARRQDITRRIRGYAKPAVPVLFSTYTYGAPVPIGAVQQPIGPEVLLLTGIAQPEPLRQYLETAGYRVIHHARFADHHAFTEAEVAAVAAQLAPGQSVFTTQKDAARLLAPALAGVVKQLPVFYLPITVRFLADGDARLLELLMPYFQPHAVV encoded by the coding sequence GTGCCATCCTTGCTTACCGTGTTGTTACTGCCCCTAAGCTGGCTTTACGCCGGTGTAATGGCTGTGCGCAACATGTTCTACCGCTTGGGCCTGAACTCCTCCGTATCATTTCCGGAGGTGCCGGTCATAAATGTTGGGAATCTGCGGGTGGGCGGTACCGGCAAAACGCCTCACGTAGCGCACCTTATCACGGCACTACAGCAGCTTGGTCAGTCACCGGCCATGCTGAGCCGGGGGTACGGCCGGCGCACCCGCGGCTATCGGTTCGCAACGCCCGCTGATACCGCCGCTACCATCGGCGACGAGCCACTGCAGCAATACCAGCAGTTTAACGGGGCAGTGCCCGTAGCGGTGTGCGAAGACCGGGTGGCCGGAATCCGTCAGCTGCTCTCCAGTGCTCCGGCTACCTCGGTAGTGGTCTTAGATGATGCCTATCAGCATCGGCGGGTGCAGCCAAACCTCAATATTTTACTCACGGAGCAGGAAAGACCATTTTTTGAGGATTGGGTATTGCCTGCGGGGCGGTTGCGGGAAAGCCGGGTCGGGGCTGTGCGCGCCGATTTAGTTGTGGTTACGAAGTGCAACCCACTGCTTTCTGATGCCCGCCGCCAAGACATCACGCGCCGCATCCGGGGGTATGCTAAGCCCGCCGTGCCTGTGCTGTTCTCAACCTATACTTACGGAGCCCCCGTGCCTATTGGAGCAGTTCAGCAGCCTATAGGGCCAGAAGTACTTCTGCTAACAGGCATTGCGCAGCCCGAGCCCTTGCGGCAGTACCTGGAAACTGCGGGCTACCGGGTAATACACCACGCTCGTTTTGCTGACCATCATGCATTCACGGAAGCAGAAGTTGCTGCCGTAGCTGCGCAATTAGCGCCCGGCCAGAGCGTTTTCACCACGCAGAAAGACGCTGCTCGCTTGCTAGCGCCCGCTCTGGCAGGTGTTGTCAAGCAATTGCCCGTATTTTACCTTCCTATTACTGTCCGGTTTCTGGCCGACGGCGATGCCCGCCTGCTGGAGCTTCTGATGCCCTACTTTCAGCCCCACGCTGTTGTCTGA
- a CDS encoding uracil-DNA glycosylase family protein, translating to MFADRLLQFLTEFPSPPPLPEEVVAYNPYQDSTPRELLTQFAQQYYTGDQPRVALLGINPGRLGNGRTGVAFTDPTALAAWGIENDLPRRREPSSEFVQAVVLALGGPATFYQHFFLGSLYPLVLLRQGLNYNFYDSSAVTTALWPDIQLSVRLLVENVGVARHAAVCLGQRNGKYFRRLNDELQLFEHIHVLDHPRYLMQYKRRALADNVAHYVQVLGDLVS from the coding sequence ATGTTTGCTGATCGTCTGCTGCAATTTTTGACGGAATTCCCCTCTCCACCGCCTCTACCGGAAGAAGTAGTGGCCTACAACCCATACCAAGATAGTACGCCGCGGGAGTTGCTCACGCAGTTTGCGCAGCAGTATTACACCGGCGACCAGCCTCGAGTGGCGTTGCTGGGCATCAACCCAGGCAGGTTGGGCAATGGCCGCACGGGTGTAGCCTTCACTGACCCTACTGCGCTGGCGGCCTGGGGCATTGAAAACGACTTGCCGCGCCGCCGTGAGCCTTCCAGCGAGTTTGTGCAGGCAGTAGTACTGGCCCTGGGCGGCCCGGCGACCTTTTACCAGCACTTCTTTCTTGGCTCCCTATATCCTTTGGTGTTACTCCGCCAAGGCCTGAACTATAATTTCTATGATTCTTCGGCCGTAACGACAGCCTTGTGGCCGGATATTCAGCTGTCGGTGCGACTACTGGTGGAGAATGTGGGCGTGGCGCGGCATGCGGCCGTGTGCCTGGGTCAGCGTAATGGCAAGTACTTCCGCAGACTAAACGATGAGCTACAGCTTTTTGAACATATTCATGTGCTAGACCACCCCAGGTATCTTATGCAATACAAGCGCCGGGCGCTGGCTGACAATGTAGCCCATTACGTGCAGGTATTAGGTGACCTAGTGAGTTAA
- a CDS encoding Nif3-like dinuclear metal center hexameric protein, whose protein sequence is MSVTVQDLARVLERAAPLAYQESYDNAGLQCGDPRMEVRGVLIALDCTPAVVEEALRRGCNVVVAHHPVVFKPLKRLTGANEVEQTIIKAIKNDVAIYAAHTNLDNVLQGVNRKLASKLGLQNLQILDPKSGTLGKLITYVPPTHTEAVLQALYQAGAGQVGEYSECSFRMEGTGTFTPGAGTHPHIGMPLQPEATREERVEVLLPLHLQATVLQALRQAHPYEEVAYELIKLENTHQDVGSGMVGDLPAELSPQEFRRRLREALGVPVVKHTEYEKPIRRVALCGGAGSFLIGKARAAGAQAYVTGDLKYHEYFGAEGRLMLCDVGHFESEQFTGEIFRDLLTDNFGSTFALLTAETLTNPVRYDF, encoded by the coding sequence ATGTCCGTAACCGTTCAAGACTTGGCTCGCGTGCTCGAACGCGCCGCCCCCCTGGCCTATCAGGAATCCTACGACAACGCCGGCCTGCAGTGCGGCGACCCACGCATGGAAGTGCGCGGCGTACTCATTGCCCTAGATTGCACTCCAGCCGTGGTAGAGGAAGCGCTGCGCCGCGGCTGCAACGTGGTGGTGGCCCACCACCCCGTGGTATTTAAGCCCTTAAAACGCCTCACCGGTGCCAACGAAGTAGAGCAGACCATTATCAAAGCCATCAAAAATGATGTGGCCATTTATGCTGCTCACACCAACCTCGATAACGTACTACAAGGCGTCAACCGCAAGCTGGCCAGCAAGCTAGGCTTGCAGAACCTGCAGATTCTCGATCCTAAGTCGGGCACGTTGGGCAAGCTCATTACCTATGTACCGCCCACGCACACAGAGGCCGTTCTACAGGCGCTGTATCAGGCTGGGGCTGGGCAAGTGGGCGAGTACTCTGAGTGCAGTTTCCGGATGGAAGGCACCGGCACCTTCACGCCGGGGGCTGGAACTCACCCCCATATTGGTATGCCCCTGCAGCCTGAAGCTACTCGTGAGGAGCGTGTGGAAGTCTTGCTGCCTTTACACTTACAGGCTACGGTGCTGCAGGCCTTACGGCAGGCACACCCCTATGAGGAAGTGGCCTACGAGCTTATCAAGCTGGAAAATACGCACCAAGATGTAGGTTCTGGCATGGTAGGCGACTTACCCGCCGAGCTGAGCCCCCAGGAGTTCCGCCGTCGCCTGCGCGAGGCCCTAGGAGTGCCAGTAGTAAAGCACACCGAGTATGAAAAGCCCATCCGGCGCGTGGCTCTGTGCGGCGGGGCCGGCAGCTTCCTGATTGGAAAGGCGCGCGCAGCCGGTGCGCAGGCCTACGTCACCGGCGACCTGAAATACCACGAATACTTTGGCGCCGAAGGCCGCCTGATGCTCTGCGACGTAGGCCACTTCGAGAGCGAGCAATTCACGGGGGAAATCTTCCGGGATTTGCTTACCGATAACTTTGGGAGTACTTTTGCGCTCTTAACTGCTGAGACCCTTACCAACCCCGTCCGTTATGATTTCTAA
- a CDS encoding zinc ribbon domain-containing protein: MISNPSAENPVASKLEALLNLQRIDSQLDEIRRVRGDLPEEVRDLEDEIAGYEVRVSKFDEEIAGLNEQIKQRKQNAKDADGLIKRYEDQQQNVRNNREYEAIAKEIELQKLEIQISEKKIKEAQYQIELKNNDIAGTKQRLEERKKDLTNKKSELDVIVGESEADEKKLMDEREGAVKPVEERLLMAYTRIRGNVRNGLAVVTVKRDACGGCFNTVPPQRQADIIAHKKIIVCEHCGRVLADVEARIA, from the coding sequence ATGATTTCTAATCCCTCCGCGGAAAATCCCGTTGCCAGCAAGCTGGAAGCTCTTCTGAATTTACAGCGCATCGACTCGCAGCTCGACGAAATCCGGCGCGTGCGTGGCGACTTGCCAGAAGAGGTTCGTGACCTGGAGGACGAAATTGCCGGCTATGAGGTGCGCGTGAGCAAGTTCGACGAGGAAATCGCCGGGCTCAATGAGCAAATCAAGCAGCGCAAGCAGAACGCCAAGGATGCCGACGGCCTCATTAAGCGCTACGAAGACCAGCAGCAGAACGTCCGCAACAACCGCGAATACGAGGCTATTGCCAAGGAAATTGAGCTGCAGAAGCTGGAAATCCAGATTTCTGAGAAAAAGATCAAAGAAGCTCAATACCAGATTGAGCTGAAAAACAACGACATTGCTGGCACCAAGCAGCGCCTGGAAGAGCGTAAGAAAGACCTCACCAATAAGAAAAGTGAGCTCGACGTTATTGTAGGTGAAAGTGAAGCCGATGAGAAGAAGCTCATGGATGAGCGCGAAGGTGCTGTAAAGCCCGTAGAAGAGCGCTTGTTGATGGCCTACACTCGTATCCGTGGCAACGTACGCAACGGCTTGGCCGTGGTAACGGTAAAGCGTGATGCCTGCGGTGGCTGCTTTAACACGGTTCCCCCGCAGCGCCAGGCCGACATTATTGCCCACAAGAAAATTATTGTGTGTGAGCACTGCGGCCGCGTACTAGCCGATGTAGAAGCTCGCATTGCTTAA